In Cryptomeria japonica chromosome 10, Sugi_1.0, whole genome shotgun sequence, a genomic segment contains:
- the LOC131054445 gene encoding U-box domain-containing protein 21 produces MNLELGIERMKGMRVEVTVPSYLRCPISLDLMKDPVTLCTGITYDRHSIETWLDAGNDICPVTNQILHTQDTIPNHTLRRIIQDWCVTNSGRGVDRIPTPRAPLDLAHLNSILAEVSSGKKESIRKLGRLGRESDRNRKCIASSNASSVLASLFAEHSAQALYRSQQSVEICEEALVALTLTFPLTSQALDSLALSNAIACLVWILREGNPEAKISAVSILREMVSNDKYRDMIGRREGLAEGLVQLLREPICPIAKKSSLAIIYNIALGKRYRSKLVEAGAVPLVVEILVDGERGICEKAMLALDILCCCTEGRLAASTHALTLPVVAKKMLRISDSATESAVSVLWNICQNSSDEGAVLEALHAGAFDKLLLIVQVGCSEQTRDKSIKLLKAFNKYTNKWECSETLHLHHVKRSF; encoded by the coding sequence ATGAATTTGGAATTGGGTATAGAGAGAATGAAGGGAATGCGTGTTGAGGTGACAGTACCCAGCTATCTTAGATGCCCCATCTCGCTGGATTTAATGAAGGATCCTGTGACCCTCTGCACCGGCATTACTTACGATCGCCACAGCATTGAGACCTGGTTAGATGCCGGCAACGATATCTGTCCCGTCACAAACCAGATTCTGCATACTCAGGACACAATTCCAAATCATACCCTCCGTCGAATTATTCAGGATTGGTGTGTGACCAACAGTGGGCGAGGGGTAGACAGAATTCCTACGCCCAGGGCACCTCTCGATCTCGCCCACCTCAATTCAATTCTGGCAGAGGTTTCGTCCGGCAAGAAGGAATCCATTCGCAAGTTGGGCAGACTGGGCAGGGAAAGTGACAGAAATAGAAAATGCATCGCCTCTTCAAATGCATCCTCTGTTCTCGCATCCCTTTTTGCCGAGCACAGCGCCCAGGCTTTATATCGTTCGCAACAGTCTGTCGAGATTTGTGAAGAGGCCCTGGTGGCTCTGACTCTGACTTTTCCCCTGACTTCACAGGCCCTGGATTCGCTTGCATTATCCAACGCCATCGCTTGCCTTGTGTGGATTCTCCGAGAGGGCAATCCTGAGGCAAAGATCAGTGCTGTTTCGATTCTCCGGGAAATGGTTTCCAACGATAAATACAGAGACATGATAGGAAGAAGAGAAGGATTAGCAGAGGGGTTGGTGCAGCTACTAAGAGAGCCCATATGCCCAATAGCAAAAAAATCAAGCCTGGCCATTATATACAACATTGCCCTGGGGAAAAGATACAGGAGCAAGCTCGTGGAGGCGGGGGCTGTTCCTTTGGTAGTGGAGATTCTTGTGGATGGAGAGCGAGGCATTTGTGAAAAAGCAATGTTGGCGCTGGACATCCTTTGCTGTTGCACAGAGGGCCGATTGGCTGCGTCTACACATGCTTTAACTCTACCGGTCGTTGCTAAGAAGATGTTGAGAATCTCCGATTCAGCAACCGAATCGGCAGTCTCTGTTTTGTGGAATATTTGCCAGAATTCCTCGGATGAGGGAGCCGTGCTGGAAGCGTTGCATGCAGGGGCCTTTGACAAGTTGTTGTTGATAGTGCAGGTGGGTTGCTCTGAGCAAACCAGAGATAAATCAATCAAGTTGCTCAAAGCTTTCAACAAGTACACAAATAAGTGGGAATGTTCAGAGACACTGCATCTGCATCATGTCAAGCGTTCCTTCTAA